From a region of the Nonlabens dokdonensis DSW-6 genome:
- a CDS encoding T9SS type A sorting domain-containing protein, protein MAFFLCTCFIMPITAQNSKSSWSPVNISQLQNDAKWSRKTEPTVASYYQLDLTTLKNKLSNAPQRGASNLPSGVLIDYPTSNGIQTFRIKEASVMAPELQARYSETRSYVGESVNDSSNQIRFSITSQGFHGMMFSPQLGTQFVDSYTQDNNAVVVYKKSDLIDYGDRWECHVDEEFNTSQRNALSQTPYQINNANDGVLRDFRLAISTTVEYSSFHWMRAGIQPSAPDLIKKMAVMDAMVVTMTRNNFIYERDLSITMTFVPNNDLLISIGTDNFSNNSAGAILGENQNAIDSIIGFGNYDIGHIFSTGGGGLASLASPCTNRKAQGVTGRGAPVGDPFDVDFVAHEIGHQMGAPHTFNGNAANCAGGNRSANNAYEPASGTTIMAYAGICPPQNIQNNSDAYFHQTSLESIFNNVSSGLSTCAQQIPTGNSAPVANAGPNYTIPTGTPYRLEGSSTDADGIVSHTYTWEQFDLGPSGLPQSNNLDGPLVRSFEGTDNPNRIIPRLPGIVANGGFSAQWEKLPEVARQINYRLTVRDNDSRGGQTSVDQMTIQVDNNAGPFRVTSQSNSGIVWLPNTTETITWDVSGTDSNSVNTSSVNILLSTDAGVTFDTVLASGVPNNGSYDLLVPGGIVATNCRIMVEGAGNIFFAINQSDFNINASVQINCTTYQSGALNIAIPDNDRVGISSIINVPTTDDVDSIKLGVDISHNYIQDMIIRISDPSSNNVALAWNRECANQNDLMATFEDGAGPVLCRQPTVGTFDPSSTFSVFENLPSNGDWTLTISDNADTDAGTLNSWTLEVCVKTITPLSNEDFQLENLSIYPNPNNGTFNILFDNAISDLVQVDVYDLSGRSVFTNEYETSSTFNESINLTGVTAGMYLVKITDGDRVVTDKIIIK, encoded by the coding sequence GTGGCATTTTTTCTATGCACTTGTTTTATAATGCCTATTACTGCTCAAAATAGTAAATCTTCATGGAGTCCTGTGAATATTTCCCAATTACAAAATGATGCAAAATGGTCTAGAAAAACGGAGCCTACTGTAGCTTCTTATTATCAATTAGATCTTACTACACTTAAGAATAAACTTTCAAATGCTCCGCAAAGAGGAGCGTCTAATTTACCTTCAGGCGTATTAATCGATTATCCTACCTCAAACGGAATTCAAACCTTTAGAATAAAAGAGGCTAGTGTCATGGCTCCTGAATTACAAGCTAGATATTCAGAAACAAGATCTTATGTGGGAGAAAGTGTGAATGACTCTTCAAATCAAATACGTTTTTCTATTACATCTCAAGGGTTTCATGGTATGATGTTTTCGCCGCAATTGGGAACTCAATTTGTAGATTCTTATACACAAGACAATAATGCTGTGGTTGTTTATAAAAAATCTGATCTAATTGATTACGGAGATAGATGGGAATGTCATGTAGATGAAGAATTTAACACGAGCCAAAGAAATGCATTGAGTCAAACACCTTATCAAATTAATAATGCAAACGACGGAGTTCTACGAGATTTTAGATTGGCAATTTCTACAACTGTAGAATATTCTAGTTTTCACTGGATGCGAGCGGGAATACAACCTAGCGCTCCAGATCTCATTAAAAAAATGGCAGTAATGGACGCTATGGTGGTTACTATGACCAGAAATAATTTTATATATGAGCGTGATTTAAGTATAACGATGACATTTGTTCCTAACAACGATTTGCTTATATCTATTGGCACAGATAATTTTTCTAATAACAGCGCTGGTGCAATTCTAGGTGAGAATCAAAATGCAATAGACTCTATAATTGGTTTTGGGAATTATGACATAGGTCATATATTCTCTACTGGTGGTGGTGGTCTTGCCTCATTAGCTTCTCCATGTACTAATAGAAAAGCGCAAGGTGTAACAGGAAGAGGAGCTCCGGTAGGTGATCCTTTTGATGTAGACTTTGTAGCACACGAGATAGGACATCAAATGGGTGCGCCACATACTTTTAATGGAAATGCAGCAAATTGTGCTGGTGGAAACAGGTCTGCAAATAATGCTTATGAGCCTGCAAGTGGAACAACTATAATGGCTTATGCTGGAATTTGTCCTCCACAAAATATTCAAAATAATAGTGACGCTTATTTTCATCAAACAAGTTTAGAAAGCATATTTAATAATGTGTCAAGTGGTTTGAGCACTTGTGCACAGCAAATTCCTACTGGAAATAGCGCACCTGTTGCAAACGCAGGGCCTAATTATACCATTCCTACTGGAACTCCATATAGATTAGAAGGTAGTTCTACAGATGCAGATGGTATCGTTTCACATACTTACACATGGGAGCAATTTGACTTGGGTCCATCAGGATTACCTCAAAGTAATAATTTGGACGGTCCTTTAGTTAGGTCTTTTGAAGGAACTGATAATCCTAATAGAATTATCCCAAGATTACCAGGGATAGTTGCAAATGGTGGTTTCTCCGCTCAATGGGAAAAATTGCCCGAAGTGGCTAGACAAATTAATTATAGACTCACTGTTAGAGACAATGATTCACGAGGTGGACAAACCTCTGTAGATCAAATGACAATTCAGGTAGATAATAATGCTGGTCCCTTTAGAGTTACTTCTCAAAGTAATAGTGGAATAGTTTGGTTACCTAATACCACAGAGACAATAACGTGGGATGTTTCAGGAACAGACTCAAACTCCGTAAACACAAGTAGTGTTAACATACTTCTCTCCACAGACGCAGGAGTGACTTTTGATACCGTACTAGCTTCTGGAGTGCCTAATAATGGTAGTTACGATTTACTTGTTCCAGGTGGAATTGTAGCAACTAATTGTAGAATTATGGTTGAAGGTGCAGGAAATATTTTCTTTGCTATTAATCAAAGTGATTTTAATATTAATGCAAGTGTTCAAATTAATTGTACAACGTATCAATCTGGAGCATTAAACATAGCTATTCCAGATAACGATAGAGTAGGAATCTCTAGTATAATCAATGTTCCTACCACCGATGATGTCGATAGCATTAAATTAGGAGTAGATATTTCACATAATTATATACAAGATATGATCATTCGTATTTCAGATCCTTCTTCTAACAATGTAGCTCTCGCGTGGAATAGAGAATGTGCTAATCAAAATGATTTGATGGCTACGTTTGAAGATGGTGCTGGCCCAGTTTTGTGTCGACAGCCTACAGTAGGAACTTTTGACCCTTCATCAACCTTCAGTGTTTTTGAGAACTTGCCATCAAATGGTGACTGGACATTAACTATTTCGGACAATGCAGATACTGATGCAGGAACATTGAATAGCTGGACTTTAGAGGTTTGTGTTAAGACAATTACACCACTTAGTAATGAAGATTTTCAATTAGAAAATCTATCTATCTATCCAAATCCAAATAATGGAACCTTCAATATTCTTTTTGATAATGCGATAAGTGATCTTGTACAGGTAGATGTTTATGATTTGAGCGGGAGATCTGTATTCACAAATGAGTATGAAACGTCGTCCACTTTTAATGAAAGTATTAATTTAACTGGCGTCACAGCTGGAATGTATCTTGTTAAAATAACCGATGGAGATCGTGTGGTTACTGATAAGATTATCATCAAATAG
- a CDS encoding gamma-carotene hydroxylase — MKITVQKYLSENAAAWNAFLKKCDLNTFLFDRNFMDYHSDRFQDHSLMIFEDDALIGVVPAHVKEDSFYSHRGLTYGMPVARRNNQATVLDAVLDHLNVSAFAKAEFNLLPDFYNQDSDGILLSKLQVNGFQKERVSNYLFVDLQEEIDFSPKKTVGYRNGKFDGFRIQRDHDFKSFWEEVLVPSLNVRHDAAPVHNLEEIELLASRFPKKIIQHNLYRENKLLAGITFFIKGTIIKSQYAASTALGMKTDAVGYLYMEAMKEYKKLGFHFMDLGPVNEDNGSINKGLLRFKKQLGGKMQEVMRLVKTYK, encoded by the coding sequence TTGAAAATTACAGTTCAAAAATACCTTTCAGAGAATGCTGCTGCATGGAATGCCTTCTTAAAAAAGTGTGATCTCAATACTTTTTTGTTTGATCGCAATTTCATGGATTATCATAGTGATCGATTTCAAGATCATAGTTTAATGATCTTTGAAGATGATGCGTTGATAGGCGTTGTTCCTGCTCATGTAAAAGAAGATTCATTTTATAGTCATAGAGGTTTAACTTATGGAATGCCTGTAGCACGTAGAAATAATCAAGCTACGGTATTAGATGCAGTCTTAGATCATTTAAATGTTTCCGCTTTCGCGAAAGCGGAATTTAATCTACTTCCAGATTTTTACAATCAAGATTCTGACGGAATACTACTTTCCAAACTACAAGTTAATGGATTTCAAAAAGAACGAGTGTCCAATTATTTATTTGTTGACTTACAAGAAGAAATAGACTTTTCACCTAAAAAGACTGTAGGTTATCGCAATGGAAAATTTGACGGATTTAGAATACAACGAGATCATGATTTTAAGTCTTTTTGGGAAGAAGTGCTCGTTCCTTCACTTAATGTCAGGCATGATGCTGCACCAGTTCATAATCTTGAAGAAATAGAATTATTAGCTTCTCGTTTTCCTAAAAAAATTATTCAGCATAATTTATATCGCGAGAACAAGCTGCTAGCTGGAATTACATTTTTTATAAAAGGAACTATAATCAAATCTCAATATGCGGCATCTACGGCTTTAGGAATGAAGACTGATGCGGTAGGATATCTTTACATGGAAGCGATGAAAGAATACAAGAAACTAGGTTTTCATTTTATGGACCTAGGACCTGTAAATGAAGATAACGGTTCTATAAATAAAGGGCTGTTGCGTTTTAAAAAACAGTTAGGCGG
- the yidC gene encoding membrane protein insertase YidC codes for MEEQKTDWKSMLGLALIFGIVAFMFLRNQDEPQTAEEEVPTTETVTQTASPATTAAVSNDSISAPLVNTGEEIQFNNDLVDFKINTKGAYISEALLKKFKTYDSLPVYLVKGGDHKFDLKFMTKDGRTLHTQDMIFTAQESMNGNNKVLSLKANPASGASLEFRYEMKPEDYMLDFNIRSQGLSQVANTSEEVALNWELQGYRRSKGMDNESRYTEAKFEYDDGSDDYTGQGELAEEEAEKITYIAYKQHFFSSILLTDTPFKSGVIETYNNYSANDEQTVLTKKFMTTAQLEYSGGELVYNMDWYFGPTDYEILDGYDRNLDEVVDLGWGIFGVINEWAIRPLFTLLSHPVKGAGIPYGIAIILLTVCVRLVLSPVLYKSYLTQAKMKILRPEINKIAEKYKDNAMKKQQETMKVQSEAGASPLSGCLPALLQMPVFFALFKFFPTAFELRQKSFLWADDLSSYDEIISLPFKIPFYGDHVSLFPILASISIFFYMQMTTGQNMQASQQPGMPNMKFIMYLSPLFMLVFFNNYASGLSLYYFISNLITIGIMLVIKHVIIDKDKVLAKIEKAKAKPKKKKGKFASKMAEIMEQAQAQQEEQKKKKK; via the coding sequence ATGGAAGAACAAAAAACGGATTGGAAAAGCATGCTAGGACTAGCTCTCATTTTTGGGATAGTAGCATTCATGTTTTTAAGAAATCAAGACGAACCGCAAACCGCTGAAGAAGAAGTTCCAACGACTGAAACAGTTACGCAAACAGCATCTCCTGCTACTACCGCTGCAGTTTCAAACGATTCGATTTCTGCACCGTTGGTCAATACAGGTGAAGAAATTCAATTTAATAACGATTTAGTAGATTTTAAAATCAATACTAAAGGAGCTTATATCAGCGAGGCTTTATTAAAAAAATTCAAAACCTACGATTCCTTACCAGTTTATCTAGTAAAAGGTGGAGACCATAAATTTGACCTGAAATTTATGACCAAAGACGGCCGTACACTTCATACTCAAGATATGATTTTTACTGCTCAAGAGTCCATGAATGGTAATAACAAAGTTTTAAGTCTTAAAGCAAATCCTGCAAGCGGTGCTTCATTAGAGTTTCGTTATGAGATGAAGCCAGAAGACTACATGCTGGATTTCAATATTAGATCTCAAGGTTTATCTCAGGTTGCAAATACCTCAGAAGAGGTAGCTCTTAATTGGGAATTACAAGGCTACCGTCGTTCAAAAGGAATGGATAATGAAAGTCGTTATACTGAAGCAAAATTTGAGTACGATGATGGTAGCGATGATTACACAGGTCAAGGAGAACTTGCTGAAGAAGAAGCAGAAAAAATTACCTACATAGCTTATAAACAGCATTTCTTTTCTTCTATCTTATTAACTGATACTCCATTTAAATCTGGAGTAATTGAAACTTACAACAATTATTCTGCAAATGATGAGCAAACGGTATTGACTAAAAAGTTTATGACTACTGCACAACTAGAGTATTCTGGTGGGGAATTAGTTTATAATATGGACTGGTATTTTGGTCCTACAGATTATGAAATTCTAGATGGATATGACCGCAATTTAGATGAGGTTGTAGATTTAGGCTGGGGAATTTTCGGTGTTATTAATGAATGGGCGATCCGTCCATTGTTTACGCTTTTAAGTCATCCTGTTAAAGGAGCTGGTATTCCTTATGGTATTGCAATTATCTTATTGACTGTTTGTGTAAGACTAGTGTTGTCTCCAGTATTGTATAAGAGTTATTTGACTCAGGCCAAAATGAAAATACTGCGTCCAGAGATCAATAAAATTGCAGAGAAGTACAAGGATAATGCAATGAAAAAGCAGCAAGAGACCATGAAGGTACAAAGCGAGGCTGGAGCAAGTCCTTTGAGTGGTTGTTTGCCAGCGTTACTTCAAATGCCTGTGTTCTTTGCACTCTTTAAATTCTTCCCGACAGCGTTTGAATTAAGACAAAAAAGCTTCCTTTGGGCAGACGATTTATCAAGTTATGATGAGATCATAAGTTTACCATTTAAGATCCCATTTTATGGAGACCATGTGAGTTTATTCCCAATATTAGCATCGATTTCTATTTTCTTTTACATGCAAATGACTACAGGACAGAATATGCAAGCCAGCCAGCAACCTGGAATGCCTAACATGAAATTTATCATGTACCTGTCTCCATTGTTTATGCTTGTTTTCTTTAATAATTATGCCAGTGGTTTATCATTGTACTACTTTATATCCAACTTAATTACCATTGGTATCATGCTTGTCATCAAGCATGTTATTATTGATAAGGATAAGGTTCTTGCCAAAATTGAAAAAGCTAAAGCAAAACCTAAGAAAAAGAAAGGGAAATTTGCTAGCAAAATGGCAGAGATCATGGAGCAAGCCCAGGCGCAACAAGAAGAACAAAAGAAGAAGAAAAAATAA
- a CDS encoding CTP synthase has protein sequence MANAKYIFVTGGVTSSLGKGIIAASLAKLLQARGLRVTIQKLDPYINVDPGTLNPYEHGECYVTEDGAETDLDLGHYERFLNVNTSQANNVTTGRIYQSVINKERRGEFLGKTVQVIPHITDEIKERIQILGKSGDYDVIITEIGGTVGDIESLPYIESVRQLQWELGEHNSLVIHLTLIPYLSAAGELKTKPTQHSVKTLMESGVQADILVCRTEHELSDEIRIKLARFCNVKQEAVIQSIDVETIYDVPNKMLLEGLDRVVIKNLQIKTEEHPDLRSWNEFVQRHKNPKSTVTIGLIGKYVELQDSYKSILEAFIHAGAANEVKVKIESIHSEYLEVENVRKKLSHLDAVLVAPGFGERGIEGKIEAVRYARENKLPFFGICLGMQMAVIEYSRNVLGIEDSNSIEMDEKTSNPVISLMEDQKNILDMGGTMRLGAWDCKLVEGKIKDIYGTAMISERHRHRYEYNNDYREQLENAGLITTGINPKSNLVETIEVKDHPWFIGVQYHPEYKSTVAVPHPLFKSFVKAAAAYKLTK, from the coding sequence ATGGCAAATGCTAAGTACATATTTGTAACAGGTGGTGTAACCTCTTCCTTAGGAAAAGGAATCATCGCAGCATCTCTTGCAAAATTACTGCAAGCCAGAGGATTAAGAGTAACGATCCAAAAGCTAGATCCATACATTAACGTAGATCCAGGAACACTTAATCCTTACGAGCATGGAGAATGTTATGTCACAGAAGATGGAGCAGAAACTGATCTTGATTTAGGACATTACGAGCGCTTTTTAAATGTAAACACTTCTCAAGCAAATAATGTCACCACAGGAAGAATATACCAAAGCGTTATCAATAAAGAGCGACGTGGTGAGTTTTTAGGTAAGACGGTTCAAGTTATTCCTCATATCACTGATGAAATCAAGGAGCGAATTCAAATTCTTGGGAAATCAGGTGATTATGATGTGATTATTACCGAGATAGGTGGAACCGTAGGTGATATAGAGTCGTTACCTTACATTGAAAGTGTGAGACAACTTCAATGGGAATTAGGAGAACACAATTCACTAGTTATTCATTTGACATTAATTCCATATTTAAGCGCTGCAGGAGAATTAAAAACTAAACCTACCCAACATAGTGTAAAAACCTTAATGGAAAGTGGAGTACAGGCAGATATTCTTGTATGTCGTACAGAGCACGAACTTTCTGATGAGATACGTATAAAATTAGCGCGTTTTTGTAACGTGAAACAGGAAGCTGTTATCCAGTCTATAGACGTAGAAACGATTTACGATGTTCCTAATAAAATGCTTTTAGAAGGTTTAGACCGTGTGGTCATTAAAAATCTTCAAATTAAAACAGAAGAGCATCCAGACCTCAGAAGCTGGAATGAATTTGTGCAAAGACATAAAAACCCTAAAAGTACTGTTACCATCGGTCTAATAGGTAAATATGTAGAACTTCAAGATTCTTATAAATCAATTTTAGAAGCATTTATCCACGCTGGGGCTGCAAATGAAGTTAAAGTCAAGATTGAGTCCATACATAGTGAGTATTTAGAAGTGGAGAATGTACGCAAAAAATTATCACATTTAGATGCTGTACTTGTTGCCCCTGGATTTGGAGAGCGCGGTATCGAAGGGAAGATAGAAGCCGTACGATACGCACGAGAGAATAAATTACCTTTCTTTGGAATTTGTTTAGGAATGCAAATGGCAGTAATTGAATATTCTCGTAACGTTTTAGGGATTGAGGACTCTAACTCTATAGAAATGGACGAGAAAACTTCAAATCCAGTTATTTCATTGATGGAAGATCAAAAGAATATTTTGGACATGGGCGGCACGATGCGTTTAGGAGCTTGGGATTGTAAATTAGTGGAAGGTAAAATAAAGGATATTTATGGAACCGCTATGATAAGTGAGCGTCATAGACACAGGTATGAATACAATAACGATTATAGAGAGCAACTTGAAAATGCTGGTTTGATAACAACGGGAATCAACCCTAAATCAAATCTAGTAGAGACCATAGAGGTAAAAGATCATCCATGGTTCATTGGAGTTCAGTATCATCCAGAGTACAAGAGTACGGTAGCTGTTCCACACCCATTATTTAAATCGTTTGTGAAAGCAGCAGCAGCTTATAAGTTAACCAAATAA